A window from uncultured Desulfobacter sp. encodes these proteins:
- a CDS encoding tetratricopeptide repeat protein, whose protein sequence is MRRYFFLTCLMIVLTSFSLTWAQDASKGSCPDEKTLTPNARTALVQAQKLLTEKKAAPAEKILTEFLQKHPDENHAFVTYTLAACYLDLNKFKSALKAYEKNIEYCPAYAPAWQNLAKICFDLKEYTRAGTALEKAWELTGSKNHTMRFHAAVAFISAKKQQKALSILKDLCSGKSGLPEEKWVKLLAQTSVEAKQPKTALGTVERLLAGSDPDAYLFRLASVLYLETANYRKAAQNLEAYSLVATLSRQERKLLADLYVNLGIPSRAAPNYAALVAADPCERLWERTAACWFEACDYDQALDAAKNGLAAFPKSPRLWRIKGWVHYENKDYSLASKAFAKASSLDHKDINSLFLHGLCACRAGDKHSAKKALEKVACHERYKTRALGLIHEMDEGNI, encoded by the coding sequence ATGAGACGATATTTTTTTTTAACGTGTCTGATGATTGTACTCACTTCTTTTTCCCTAACCTGGGCCCAAGACGCTTCTAAAGGATCATGCCCGGATGAAAAGACCCTGACCCCAAACGCCAGAACCGCCCTGGTGCAAGCCCAGAAGCTTTTGACGGAAAAAAAGGCGGCCCCGGCCGAAAAGATCCTGACCGAATTTTTGCAAAAACATCCAGACGAAAACCATGCCTTTGTCACATATACCCTGGCGGCCTGTTACCTGGATTTAAACAAATTCAAGTCCGCCTTAAAAGCGTATGAAAAAAACATTGAGTATTGTCCCGCCTATGCCCCGGCCTGGCAGAATCTGGCCAAGATCTGTTTTGATTTGAAAGAATACACCCGGGCAGGGACGGCCCTGGAAAAGGCCTGGGAGCTGACCGGAAGTAAAAACCATACGATGCGGTTCCATGCCGCCGTGGCATTTATATCCGCCAAAAAACAACAAAAAGCGCTTTCCATACTGAAAGATCTGTGTTCTGGAAAGAGCGGCCTTCCCGAAGAGAAATGGGTGAAGCTCCTGGCCCAGACCTCCGTGGAAGCCAAGCAGCCTAAAACGGCCCTGGGAACCGTGGAGCGTCTTCTGGCAGGATCTGATCCTGACGCTTACCTGTTTCGACTGGCCTCGGTTTTATATCTGGAGACGGCCAATTACCGCAAAGCCGCCCAGAATCTGGAAGCCTACAGTCTTGTTGCAACCCTGTCCCGGCAGGAGCGGAAATTGCTGGCAGACCTCTACGTCAATTTGGGCATTCCGTCCCGGGCCGCCCCCAATTATGCTGCACTTGTCGCAGCTGATCCCTGTGAAAGGCTCTGGGAACGGACTGCGGCTTGCTGGTTTGAAGCCTGCGATTATGACCAGGCCCTTGATGCCGCGAAAAATGGCTTGGCCGCCTTTCCAAAATCCCCTCGCCTCTGGCGGATCAAAGGTTGGGTCCACTATGAAAACAAAGATTACAGCCTGGCCTCCAAAGCCTTTGCCAAGGCAAGCAGCCTGGATCACAAGGACATCAATTCCCTGTTTTTACACGGCCTTTGCGCCTGCCGTGCCGGGGATAAGCATTCAGCTAAAAAAGCCCTTGAAAAAGTCGCCTGTCATGAGCGTTATAAAACCCGGGCTCTGGGTCTTATCCACGAAATGGATGAGGGGAATATTTGA
- a CDS encoding ABC transporter ATP-binding protein yields MSRPHAFSDEEKKVSLADLALFKALFPYVRPYVWMLGLTTFLVFIVTGFELLQPWLIQQAIDGFILASGAPGVNILGFEIQRFSMFGILFGAVILAGFVLDFGQSMFMEYTGQKIMLNLRCRLFNHMTDLPVAYFDKNASGRLVARVAGDIENMNEMFTSVLVFIFRDLLLMAGVFGILFFTNHRLTFYLSLIVPVVFAGVVYFSGILRRVFRTLRQKTAEINHRFSEAITGIRVIQTCMAGPHFIREFKRLNLSHFSAAMSHIRVFAVFMPMVGLMGTLAVAVIIWNGSFMVQNQVLTIGELAAFLTYMKLFFRPLRELSEKFNLLQNALASAERIITVLNTPRALQDNGPRKAVPDGIRHLAFEDVSFSYTAGVPVLKHISFNLENGRSMGIVGQTGAGKSTIINLAAGFYSPTDGHILINGRDFANMDIAGIRQHTALVMQDPILFSGTVRENIVRRRDGECPQDDEHLREALIKANCSFLFDKFSGLDTVLQDGGRPLSSGEKQLVCIARAFAFNPDLIVFDEATSYMDSQSEVKIHDAMKKLMAGRLSIIIAHRLSTVKSCDRILVLRDGQIIEQGRHETLARAGGEYARLLEKERIG; encoded by the coding sequence ATGAGCCGGCCCCACGCATTTTCCGACGAGGAAAAAAAGGTCAGCCTGGCCGACCTGGCCCTGTTTAAGGCTTTGTTCCCCTATGTCCGGCCCTACGTCTGGATGCTTGGGTTGACGACCTTTCTGGTGTTTATAGTGACCGGGTTTGAACTGCTCCAGCCCTGGCTCATCCAGCAGGCCATTGACGGATTTATTCTTGCTTCAGGGGCTCCTGGGGTGAATATCCTGGGGTTTGAGATCCAGCGGTTTTCTATGTTCGGCATCTTGTTTGGTGCCGTAATCCTGGCCGGGTTTGTGCTGGACTTCGGCCAGTCCATGTTCATGGAGTATACGGGTCAGAAAATCATGCTCAATCTGCGGTGCCGCCTGTTTAACCATATGACGGATCTGCCTGTTGCCTATTTTGATAAAAATGCCTCGGGGCGGCTTGTGGCCCGGGTGGCCGGGGACATTGAAAATATGAACGAGATGTTTACAAGCGTGCTTGTTTTTATTTTCAGGGATCTTCTACTCATGGCAGGGGTGTTCGGCATCCTGTTTTTCACCAATCACCGGCTGACCTTTTATTTGAGTCTGATTGTTCCCGTGGTCTTTGCGGGCGTGGTTTATTTTTCGGGTATTTTGCGCAGGGTATTCCGGACCCTGAGGCAAAAGACAGCTGAGATTAATCACCGTTTTTCCGAAGCCATTACCGGTATCCGGGTCATCCAGACCTGTATGGCCGGCCCGCACTTTATCCGTGAGTTCAAACGTTTGAATCTGTCCCACTTCAGTGCCGCCATGTCCCATATACGGGTATTTGCTGTTTTCATGCCCATGGTCGGCCTCATGGGCACCCTGGCCGTGGCGGTTATTATCTGGAACGGCTCTTTTATGGTCCAAAACCAGGTGCTGACCATTGGTGAGCTTGCGGCATTTTTGACATATATGAAATTGTTTTTCAGGCCCTTGAGGGAGCTGTCCGAAAAGTTTAATCTCCTGCAGAACGCGCTGGCCTCGGCCGAGAGGATCATTACGGTATTAAACACACCCCGGGCACTTCAGGATAATGGGCCCCGGAAGGCTGTGCCGGATGGCATCCGGCATTTGGCATTTGAAGATGTGTCGTTTTCATACACCGCCGGTGTGCCGGTTCTGAAACATATCAGTTTCAACCTTGAAAATGGAAGATCCATGGGGATTGTGGGGCAGACCGGGGCCGGGAAAAGTACCATTATCAATCTTGCGGCCGGGTTTTACAGCCCCACAGATGGACATATTCTCATTAACGGTCGGGATTTTGCGAATATGGATATTGCCGGCATCCGGCAGCACACTGCCCTGGTCATGCAGGACCCCATTTTGTTTTCGGGCACCGTGCGGGAAAATATTGTGCGGCGCCGGGATGGTGAGTGCCCCCAGGATGATGAACATCTCCGCGAGGCCCTGATAAAGGCCAACTGTTCATTTCTGTTTGATAAATTTTCAGGACTTGACACCGTGCTTCAGGATGGCGGCCGACCTCTCTCTTCGGGGGAAAAACAACTGGTGTGCATTGCCCGGGCCTTTGCCTTTAATCCTGATTTGATCGTTTTTGACGAGGCGACCTCTTACATGGATTCCCAGTCCGAGGTGAAAATCCATGATGCCATGAAGAAATTGATGGCGGGGCGGTTGTCCATTATCATTGCCCATCGCCTTTCAACCGTAAAATCATGTGATAGGATTTTGGTGTTAAGGGACGGGCAAATCATTGAACAGGGCCGCCATGAAACGCTTGCCCGGGCCGGCGGCGAATATGCACGTCTTCTTGAAAAGGAGCGGATCGGGTGA
- a CDS encoding cold shock and DUF1294 domain-containing protein, with product MKQEIGIISNWNEEKGFGFIKPSNREGKLFFHINDYSNKHKRPILDLRVSYHLSTDQKGRTCAVDVTPVKGHKNNGKGIGQRLLSLVLVVFWGGVLFIFHHERLVPTAILCIYPLMSFIAFLAYAKDKHAAQVGKWRTSENTLHILSVFGGWPGAKIAQSFLRHKSQKISFRVTYWITVCINCAALYWLTTPEGIAWIKKVMKNVNMG from the coding sequence ATGAAACAAGAAATTGGAATTATATCAAACTGGAACGAAGAAAAAGGTTTCGGGTTCATTAAGCCCTCCAATAGAGAGGGCAAGCTGTTTTTCCACATTAACGATTACAGCAATAAACATAAACGTCCGATTCTTGATCTCAGAGTGAGTTATCATTTATCAACTGATCAAAAAGGAAGAACGTGTGCAGTTGATGTCACTCCTGTAAAAGGTCACAAAAACAATGGTAAAGGGATCGGACAAAGACTCTTATCATTGGTTTTGGTTGTTTTTTGGGGAGGCGTTCTATTTATTTTTCATCATGAAAGATTGGTTCCTACCGCAATCCTTTGTATATATCCATTGATGAGTTTCATTGCCTTCCTGGCATATGCAAAAGATAAACATGCTGCGCAGGTTGGAAAGTGGAGAACTTCTGAAAACACTTTGCATATTTTGTCAGTATTCGGAGGCTGGCCAGGAGCTAAAATTGCTCAAAGTTTTCTCAGGCATAAATCCCAAAAAATTTCCTTTAGAGTAACCTATTGGATAACTGTTTGTATTAATTGTGCAGCATTGTATTGGCTGACAACACCTGAAGGTATAGCTTGGATAAAAAAAGTAATGAAAAATGTGAATATGGGTTAA
- a CDS encoding ABC transporter ATP-binding protein, translated as MKLIFYYFKKNIGKIAAGIFCMIVVDLLQLVVPQVVSRAVDILADAHFDRHVLLVQCAVIVGAGLFMALLRSGWRILLMGAARDLERGIRDDLYAHMLGLDTAFYDKTRAGDIMAHATSDILHVRMAFGFGIIALVDTLLLGSACIGIMVWTSPKLAALCLIPLPFLVVVTKSLGNRMHQYHKTAQEAFSALTEQVRESFFGIRVIKVFNFEPQVRQKTEHSAKRYFRKNLKRVYINALLRPLLGLFFNISTLIIILYGGGLVMKNQLSPGEFVAFIQYLGILAWPVIAIGWVTNMLQRGMASLKRINVLLDTRSDIMFPGDAVMPDGLNGNIRFEKVGFSYDGKVNVLSDISMEIPPGSRIGITGPPGCGKTTLLSLIPRLYDPMTGRICLDGKDLKTFDPEFLRDHISFMAQEPFLFSGTLGDNILMGEQFSGGSVRDFLEPVIRLCALGDTIARMPKGLDTMVGERGVTLSGGQKQRVTLARTLVRPKPVILLDDPVSHLDTRTAEQVIRGISQMNRDAVMIMVSHRLSALADCDRIYVMENGTIADQGTHEELKISNAFYRTSFKVQQSEKQSPGGRS; from the coding sequence TTGAAGCTGATCTTCTATTATTTCAAAAAAAATATAGGAAAGATTGCTGCGGGCATCTTTTGTATGATTGTGGTGGATCTGCTTCAGCTTGTGGTTCCCCAGGTTGTCAGCAGGGCGGTTGATATTCTGGCCGATGCGCATTTTGACCGTCATGTCCTTCTGGTGCAATGCGCTGTCATTGTGGGGGCAGGCCTTTTCATGGCCTTGCTTCGTTCCGGATGGCGTATCCTTTTAATGGGGGCGGCCCGGGATCTTGAGCGGGGTATCCGGGATGATTTGTACGCCCATATGCTCGGCCTGGACACCGCTTTTTATGACAAAACCCGAGCCGGGGACATCATGGCCCATGCCACATCCGACATTCTTCATGTGCGTATGGCCTTTGGTTTCGGCATCATTGCCCTGGTGGATACCTTGCTTTTGGGCAGTGCCTGCATCGGCATTATGGTCTGGACCAGTCCCAAACTTGCAGCCTTGTGTCTGATTCCGCTTCCCTTTCTGGTTGTGGTGACAAAAAGTCTGGGCAACAGGATGCATCAGTACCATAAGACCGCCCAGGAGGCGTTTTCCGCACTTACCGAGCAGGTGAGGGAAAGTTTTTTCGGTATCCGTGTCATCAAGGTATTCAATTTTGAGCCCCAGGTCCGGCAAAAGACGGAACACAGCGCCAAACGTTATTTTAGAAAAAATTTGAAACGGGTTTATATTAACGCCCTGCTGCGACCCTTATTGGGTCTTTTCTTTAATATCTCCACCTTGATCATCATCCTTTACGGCGGCGGTCTGGTTATGAAGAATCAACTGAGCCCCGGAGAGTTTGTGGCCTTTATTCAATATCTGGGGATTCTGGCCTGGCCGGTGATTGCCATCGGGTGGGTGACCAATATGCTGCAGCGGGGCATGGCATCCTTGAAACGCATCAACGTTCTGCTGGACACCCGGTCCGACATAATGTTTCCTGGAGATGCGGTGATGCCGGACGGGTTGAACGGCAATATCCGGTTTGAAAAGGTCGGTTTTTCCTATGATGGAAAGGTGAATGTGCTTTCGGATATTTCAATGGAGATCCCGCCCGGGTCCAGGATCGGCATAACCGGCCCACCGGGATGCGGAAAAACCACGTTGCTTTCATTGATCCCGCGTCTGTACGACCCCATGACCGGACGGATCTGCCTGGACGGAAAAGATTTGAAAACATTTGATCCTGAATTTTTAAGGGATCATATCAGCTTTATGGCCCAGGAACCGTTTCTGTTTTCAGGCACCCTTGGAGATAATATTTTAATGGGTGAACAGTTTTCGGGCGGCTCTGTCCGTGACTTCCTGGAACCGGTCATCCGGCTTTGTGCATTGGGCGACACCATTGCCCGGATGCCCAAAGGGCTTGACACCATGGTCGGAGAACGGGGTGTGACCTTGTCCGGCGGGCAAAAACAGCGGGTGACCCTGGCCCGGACCCTGGTGCGGCCCAAGCCGGTGATCCTTTTGGATGATCCGGTCAGCCATCTGGATACCCGGACTGCAGAGCAGGTAATACGGGGCATCAGCCAAATGAACCGGGATGCCGTCATGATCATGGTTTCCCACAGGCTTTCTGCACTTGCCGACTGCGACCGGATTTATGTGATGGAGAACGGCACCATTGCGGACCAGGGCACCCACGAGGAGCTCAAGATATCCAATGCTTTTTATCGCACATCTTTTAAGGTCCAACAGTCAGAAAAACAATCCCCGGGAGGCAGATCATGA
- a CDS encoding AMP-binding protein, with translation MESTDLDQKFPTRLDAFRRLHRQTLDNREQFWADQAKRLQWQTAFSCVVKEDFSKPLSSWFCDGRINAAQNALHATIEKGNAETPALVFYQKSGQTYTLTFNELKAKVLTLAAAFHRTGLVQGDRIALNLPNCPEFIITALASAYLGITYLPIGCHLPPSIVAEDAVASRAKLVIMADSSAYEQKKDHVLKVAALLEKTTTLVSNERLEGIPTLDEYMAQADPSGLEPAFPRADHSLFAVYENRLAGKHVGSVFQTGGFLVQAHASFDDIFNKVLGQDKPRMIVNTLDMSKAPTQAYGLWGPLTNGTGIILIDEDIRVETIEKILEEQPNPALLCRPNLISELREQLDQGLLNTDKRFSVIACCGNALPPRLVKYADSRLVDAPERMVNLWVQSKTGTALLNTYPTPELNRPGALGFGALGVEPQVMSDFSKPCKTNISGNLIFDQSWPAMASATEGTTEHFKKTYFSKFPGCFFTYDGVRCDKDGFFWFMGRLDDSIKVKGQSMGASLIEGVLTSHSLVDEAAIISGQDNSGEEIVAFVVPSKTIQDEQICIDRIKDYIAEKIGRFAVPEKIIITDQLPRTPTGKLFRSVLRRIASGEETLD, from the coding sequence ATGGAAAGCACTGACCTTGACCAAAAATTTCCCACACGTCTTGACGCATTCCGCCGTCTGCACAGACAAACGCTGGACAATCGTGAACAATTCTGGGCTGACCAGGCAAAACGACTGCAATGGCAGACCGCTTTTTCCTGCGTGGTCAAGGAAGATTTTTCAAAACCACTGTCATCCTGGTTCTGTGACGGCCGGATCAACGCCGCCCAGAACGCACTTCACGCAACCATTGAAAAAGGAAATGCAGAGACCCCGGCCCTGGTCTTTTATCAAAAATCCGGCCAAACCTACACCCTGACGTTCAATGAACTCAAGGCCAAAGTGCTCACCCTTGCCGCAGCCTTTCACCGGACCGGCCTTGTCCAGGGGGACCGCATCGCCTTAAATTTGCCGAACTGTCCGGAATTTATCATCACAGCCCTGGCATCTGCGTATCTGGGCATCACCTACCTGCCCATCGGCTGCCACCTGCCCCCGTCCATTGTGGCGGAGGATGCCGTCGCATCAAGGGCAAAACTTGTCATCATGGCGGACAGCAGCGCCTACGAACAGAAAAAAGACCATGTCCTGAAAGTCGCCGCCCTGCTTGAAAAGACAACCACGCTCGTCTCAAATGAACGACTTGAAGGGATCCCGACCCTTGATGAATACATGGCCCAGGCGGATCCCTCGGGACTTGAACCGGCCTTTCCCCGGGCGGACCACTCCCTGTTTGCCGTTTATGAAAACCGCCTGGCCGGCAAACATGTGGGTTCCGTTTTCCAGACCGGCGGATTTTTAGTCCAGGCCCACGCGTCCTTTGACGATATCTTCAACAAAGTCCTTGGTCAGGACAAACCCAGGATGATCGTCAACACCCTGGATATGTCCAAGGCGCCAACCCAGGCTTACGGTCTTTGGGGCCCGTTAACCAACGGCACGGGTATTATTCTTATTGATGAGGATATCCGGGTAGAAACCATTGAAAAAATTCTCGAGGAACAGCCCAATCCCGCGCTGCTGTGTCGGCCCAATTTAATTTCAGAACTCAGGGAACAACTGGACCAAGGCTTGCTGAACACGGACAAACGGTTTTCCGTCATTGCCTGCTGCGGGAATGCACTGCCCCCCCGACTGGTCAAATATGCAGACAGCCGGCTGGTGGACGCACCGGAACGGATGGTAAACCTGTGGGTTCAGAGCAAAACCGGAACGGCACTGCTCAATACGTATCCGACACCGGAGCTGAACCGTCCCGGCGCGTTAGGATTTGGTGCATTGGGTGTGGAGCCCCAGGTCATGAGTGATTTCAGCAAACCCTGTAAAACCAATATCAGCGGCAATCTGATTTTTGACCAGTCATGGCCGGCCATGGCATCAGCGACAGAAGGCACAACAGAACACTTTAAAAAGACCTATTTTTCAAAATTCCCTGGTTGTTTTTTTACCTACGACGGTGTCCGGTGCGACAAAGACGGTTTTTTCTGGTTCATGGGACGGCTTGATGACAGCATCAAGGTAAAAGGACAGAGCATGGGCGCATCACTGATCGAAGGCGTGCTGACCTCCCATTCCCTGGTGGACGAGGCGGCCATCATCAGCGGCCAGGACAACTCCGGAGAGGAAATCGTGGCCTTTGTGGTGCCCAGTAAAACGATTCAGGACGAACAAATATGTATTGACCGGATAAAAGATTACATTGCAGAAAAAATCGGGCGTTTTGCCGTACCTGAAAAAATCATCATCACGGATCAGCTGCCAAGAACTCCCACTGGAAAACTGTTCAGATCTGTATTGCGCCGCATTGCCTCCGGGGAAGAGACCCTGGACTGA
- a CDS encoding phosphate acyltransferase, producing MSAKLRNKIIETVGEIGKINVSMSAYERELTVTCEAWLADLSEQIKQGMDVADAGLMQSDLSAIVEVLIKSPPSPGINIILGNALSMMLEIERASQEKSPGIRRLLGPALAREARREDMRFLLLNPGTVSTRIAVYQGLEQIHRFEIHVLPDEEDSIDHRIKAVAAHLERADIALSSFDGIACQGGFLKPIPSGTYRVVPEMVTDLIENPLRSHASNMGIPMGMELARMAGSQKDPLLTTTDPFVCDEMDLVDRVTGFVRIKRNGVGAHYLSHKAVWRIVASLMNQTPEQMNAVTAHLGGGTSLAAHRQGRVTMLIDAYSGLPSTSRSGAIDIDRVIKAIKSKDISIRDLEQVMDSRGGLLSLVGTNDFYAMIGFLRQGATPVQRKKIELVQNFMARKIAGGMLELTADGADVKVMAITGGLASNADMMHRVKQNLAGRFPVVTLPGYYEHDALAAGQIRGYFAPESLKDYETERDELAKKRHDEDVLIDTPVFKREIRFKKKGAPLTTLDDIIDAAYLTVKENYAPTIAIVGANNEEAIQAAKRANEEGQFRISKFVLLGDFQEISQMAYEYDLVIDNDNYTIIDTETPVEEAVSLLDQGKVDILMKGCIHTEDILRGVFKYLKASGRLQKGQVMSHTAIVDIPTRSKLLAFSDGALNTYPDEEKRVAILENALKVVHNLNIKVPKVAVISAVENVNRSVDSSIEAERIAARFADRDDCIVEGPLSLDVAMDLAIAQEKHYAGRIQGNADVLILPDIDSGNILWKTLTTQSGAALAGVILCGDMPLILTSRGDSIRSKLASLSLAIKFYFDLKKDNTVNMQTDD from the coding sequence GTGAGCGCAAAACTTCGGAATAAAATAATTGAGACCGTTGGCGAAATCGGAAAAATAAATGTTTCCATGTCCGCCTATGAAAGGGAACTGACCGTTACATGTGAAGCCTGGCTGGCAGACCTTTCAGAGCAGATAAAACAAGGGATGGACGTTGCGGATGCCGGATTAATGCAAAGCGATCTTTCGGCCATCGTTGAGGTGCTGATTAAATCTCCCCCCTCCCCCGGCATCAATATTATTTTAGGCAATGCCCTGTCCATGATGCTGGAAATAGAGCGGGCAAGCCAGGAAAAATCTCCGGGGATACGGCGTCTTCTCGGCCCTGCCCTGGCCCGGGAAGCCCGGCGGGAAGATATGCGGTTCCTGCTGCTTAACCCGGGCACCGTCTCCACCCGCATCGCCGTATACCAGGGGCTGGAGCAGATTCACCGGTTTGAAATCCATGTCCTTCCCGATGAGGAGGACAGCATAGACCACAGGATAAAAGCTGTGGCAGCGCACCTGGAACGCGCCGACATTGCGCTTTCCTCCTTTGACGGCATTGCCTGCCAGGGCGGATTTCTCAAACCCATCCCATCGGGCACCTACCGGGTGGTCCCGGAAATGGTCACGGACCTTATAGAAAATCCGCTGCGGTCCCATGCCAGTAATATGGGCATTCCCATGGGCATGGAACTGGCCCGGATGGCCGGCAGCCAAAAGGATCCGCTGTTGACTACTACAGACCCCTTTGTGTGTGACGAAATGGACCTGGTGGACCGGGTTACAGGATTTGTAAGAATCAAGCGCAACGGGGTCGGGGCCCATTATTTAAGCCACAAGGCGGTATGGCGGATCGTGGCGTCGTTAATGAACCAGACACCGGAACAGATGAACGCCGTCACCGCCCATTTAGGCGGAGGCACCTCCCTGGCCGCCCACAGGCAAGGCCGGGTCACCATGCTCATCGACGCCTATTCCGGCCTGCCGTCAACCAGTCGAAGCGGCGCCATAGACATCGACCGGGTCATTAAAGCCATCAAATCCAAGGATATCTCCATCCGGGACCTTGAACAGGTCATGGACAGCCGGGGCGGGTTGCTCTCCCTTGTGGGCACCAATGATTTCTACGCCATGATCGGGTTTCTGCGCCAGGGTGCCACCCCAGTGCAGCGCAAAAAAATAGAACTGGTTCAAAACTTTATGGCAAGAAAAATTGCCGGGGGCATGCTCGAACTGACGGCAGACGGGGCAGACGTCAAGGTCATGGCCATTACCGGCGGGCTTGCCTCCAATGCCGACATGATGCACCGGGTTAAACAGAATCTTGCAGGGCGTTTCCCCGTGGTGACCCTGCCAGGCTACTATGAACATGATGCCCTGGCGGCCGGGCAGATCCGGGGCTATTTTGCCCCCGAGTCACTCAAAGACTATGAAACCGAACGGGATGAGCTGGCAAAAAAAAGGCATGATGAAGATGTACTGATTGACACCCCGGTCTTCAAACGCGAAATCCGGTTCAAGAAAAAAGGCGCGCCGTTGACCACCCTGGACGATATCATTGATGCGGCATACCTGACGGTCAAAGAAAATTATGCGCCGACCATCGCCATTGTGGGCGCCAATAACGAAGAGGCGATCCAGGCGGCCAAACGGGCCAATGAAGAGGGCCAGTTCCGCATCTCCAAGTTTGTCCTCCTTGGTGATTTCCAGGAAATCAGCCAGATGGCCTATGAATACGACCTTGTCATTGACAATGACAACTACACCATCATTGATACGGAAACCCCCGTAGAAGAGGCCGTCAGCCTTTTGGACCAGGGCAAGGTTGATATCCTTATGAAAGGGTGTATCCATACTGAGGATATTCTCAGGGGCGTGTTTAAATACCTCAAAGCCAGCGGCCGCCTGCAAAAAGGCCAGGTCATGAGCCACACCGCCATTGTGGATATTCCCACCCGGAGCAAGCTGCTGGCATTTTCCGATGGAGCCCTGAACACATACCCGGATGAAGAAAAACGGGTTGCCATCCTTGAAAATGCACTAAAAGTAGTGCACAACCTGAATATCAAGGTGCCCAAGGTGGCGGTAATTTCCGCCGTTGAAAACGTAAACCGCAGTGTGGACAGCTCCATTGAAGCCGAACGGATTGCCGCCCGCTTTGCTGACAGAGATGACTGTATTGTGGAAGGGCCGCTTTCCCTGGATGTGGCCATGGATCTTGCCATTGCCCAGGAAAAGCATTACGCGGGCCGGATCCAGGGCAATGCCGATGTGCTGATCCTGCCGGATATTGATTCGGGCAATATTTTATGGAAAACCCTGACGACCCAGTCCGGGGCTGCCCTTGCAGGCGTTATTCTGTGTGGGGATATGCCTTTGATCCTGACATCAAGGGGGGATTCCATACGGTCAAAACTGGCGTCACTGTCCCTTGCCATAAAATTTTACTTTGATCTTAAAAAGGATAACACCGTTAACATGCAAACGGATGATTAA
- a CDS encoding integration host factor subunit alpha — translation MTLTKMDIVEKISETLDLSGAEAKDTVEEMLEIIKFTLASGEDLMISGFGKFQVNKKDPRKGRNPATGETMMLDGRKIVTFKCSGKLRNQINNAQTAE, via the coding sequence TTGACACTTACCAAAATGGACATTGTCGAAAAAATCTCAGAAACACTTGATCTCTCAGGCGCCGAAGCCAAAGATACGGTGGAAGAGATGCTTGAAATTATTAAATTTACCCTGGCATCCGGAGAAGACCTCATGATATCGGGCTTTGGAAAATTCCAGGTAAACAAGAAAGACCCCAGAAAAGGCCGGAATCCGGCAACGGGTGAAACCATGATGCTGGACGGCAGAAAAATTGTGACCTTCAAATGTTCCGGCAAACTGCGCAACCAGATCAACAACGCCCAAACGGCTGAGTAA
- a CDS encoding PilZ domain-containing protein, producing the protein MTMPKVFVTQELKATFACESCGQSYTKDVSKFIKHEAQVRLKNKCKCGHTFSVMLERRRVFRKEVSFKGVLIQNQNKYPGMVTDLSRNGIRFKTRDKAFFKQDHVAELVFALEKPNRCEIHRTVRIRKIFSEYSFGCEFEDTEHFDDLGKYFLFHF; encoded by the coding sequence ATGACGATGCCCAAAGTCTTTGTAACCCAGGAATTAAAGGCGACTTTTGCTTGCGAATCATGCGGACAGTCCTATACCAAAGACGTGTCTAAATTTATCAAACATGAGGCCCAGGTCCGGTTAAAAAACAAATGCAAATGCGGACACACGTTTAGCGTGATGTTAGAAAGGCGCCGGGTCTTCCGCAAAGAAGTCAGTTTTAAAGGTGTGCTTATCCAGAACCAAAATAAGTATCCCGGTATGGTTACGGACCTTTCCCGAAACGGTATCCGGTTCAAAACCCGGGACAAAGCATTTTTCAAACAGGACCACGTCGCAGAACTGGTGTTCGCTTTAGAGAAGCCGAACCGCTGTGAGATCCACAGAACAGTAAGGATCCGAAAAATTTTTTCGGAATACAGCTTTGGCTGCGAATTTGAGGACACCGAGCATTTTGACGATCTGGGGAAATACTTTTTGTTTCATTTCTGA